taacctacacttcatgatcagatccattattctctcaggattaagagtttatgtaaatagaagtcgtgagatttattattcgtttgacagtcgttaggagaataataaatctcacagcggtccaattcaatatgtcttaactcttaaacaTATCAACATACTAACTAGAAGCCTCTACTTCCATGATCAAaataaatcatcttagttgatatattatagtcttcgcagatgaaatgttatagtcttcgcagatgaaatgtctaatttcatcaccgactatgaactaaaattatgagtttacaaagaacttgtgatttatatcttctgtgactaaatcacatactatgcatctcatggactatatgataatgtccaaatattcatgttaccactattttagataataataaaacaactttattaataacaacattaagtcatacatagcatcatacaataggatttaagggcactaatcctaaaaATTTCATCTATAATTTGTGTATTTCTCTAGAAAACCATTGAAGGCCTTAAcctaaccccccccccccccccaatccAAACAATTCGACTGCAATATTAGCATTGTTTCCACCCACAAAACCTCACTTATGGAAGGGTGGGCATCGATCTACACAAGGTGCGATGCACCATACTGGTTCAATTTGGTAGGTTAGTGGCTTTGAGCAACAGAGAACAAAGAGGGGAAAGGGCTACATGGTGGCAATGGAGAATAGTggctttgagagagagagagagactaactGAGACTATGTTGGTTTGTCAAAGTGATGTGAGAGAGAAACTAAGAGCATTTAGTGTTAGTGAAAAATTTATGAGGTTGAGATAAGAGAGATTCAAACATGCAGCAGAGAGAAAAAGAGGTAAAAATTATCTAAATAATGTTGTATATAATCTAAATAATGTTGTTTCAAGTTTAGCTTTGTttctttaacatatatatatatatatatatatatatataactaaaatgACGTTGTTTTAGACCTAAAATAAAAGATTCCAACTCTTATTTTCATGAATGATTCCAACTCTTATTTTCGTATttcaattttatgaaaataaataatcttttaacaaaattgtcaaatgggttgaaaagttttcaaaagattttttatcCCATTGAAGCCCAAATGTGAATGGTCTATAATTTCTCATTAAGAGACTAGTCACTTTCATATGTTCATAACTATTGCTTAAAGTTGAAAGGACAAGAGAATCAGTACATCCgtcaaaacacaaaatacaaattttttttttttttttaaaattataattcgATTGTTATAATAAGTGAATGAGGTAAACTCCAACCTATCTAATCGATATAACTGAgctacttctcaaaaaaaaagaaaaaaaagatataactGAGCTAAAAGGCTCTTGTACAACACAAAATCCTATATTACTCTCAAGCACCTAAATTTCATTGGATACAGATTGTTTGTAATCTAATGTACAAGAGCGCTTTTTGGCagcttctaaattttgtataataaaaaaatacagagAATAGAACAAttgaaagttttgagttttctCTGTAACTTTTGTGTGGTGGGGGGTTTGCCCCCTCTTTCAAGTTCCAACTCCAGGCTTTGAATTGTCCCAAAAATGATACACTCATTAATTCAAATTAATCTACGTAGACTTCAAGCGGATTAGGTGGGTTGTATGACTTTGAAATCTTCCTCTTCAGGATAGAGCCAAAATTTAGAATCAAGGGGGGCGGTTTTATTGTCAGTTGTGTACAATGACTTTAATTTTCGACTTTATTGCTACTTAGTTGTTTAGTTGctagttgtttaaaattttttaaagggtcaaATTGATTGTTTTAAGTAAAATTGGTTGActaggcttaattttttttagttttactatagctaatttttgttgttgtactaATCTTTTGGGCttgcatatttcttttttagattttagacttataaatatttttttaatggtctttaaaatgtggaaaatgtttgaactataaactttttttataaattgttgataATGTAAGTAGTGAGCCCAAATgtgaaccaataaaaatttgctactttaactgtttgtaaaaatgttatagaaaaatttgtgactataacaatattcttaaaagaattaatgatatttttaagggagcaaaagtgtaattttctaaaacaaaattgctaaaattaaaacCCATATAGGAAAAACATACAGCCATCTACATCCACCTGCCCCTGATTTGGATTTAATCTTCAACAAAATGGGCACTCAACCACTGGAAACTTGACAAATGGCCAATTTCATTCCCACATGCGTGGAGGCATAGAGCCTAAAGTCATTGGCATTATTCTAAATAGAAAAAGATGTTTGCACAACTTGGAAAATGTTGCAAATCCTGGTCAACCCGGAACCAAGTTCCCCACCATATATATGAATATACCTTTCTTCTCTAAACTTACATCTAAAACAATTTTCTCTTGAGTGTTTTAACCATGGCTGTACCTAGCAAACTTGTGCTTCTCATTGCTGTTCTTGTTGCTTCATGCACCACAGACACAGAGGccttgaaacacaaaaaaacccatatCCAATTCTACATGGAAAACATAGTTGGTGGCCCAAAACCAACTGCAGTCCAAGTTGCTCGCCGGTTGTCCAACTACACTGGTTCAGACCCAATTGCAGCCATGTTTGGGTCTGTTTCAGTCATGGACAACCCGCTAACAGTCACGCCCAACCCAAATTCAACGGTGATTGGACGAGCTCAAGGGATCTATGCCATGGCCTCACAGCACAACGAGTTAAGCCTtctcatgacactgacatttgGGTTCATCAGTGGACCATATAATGGCAGCTCTTTTAGCGTGGTGGGCAGGAATCCAGTGATGAATGAAGTGAGGGAAATGCCAATTGTTGGAGGCACAGGGATTTTCAGACTTGCTCGTGGGTATTGCTTTGCTAGGACTTATTCAATGTACCAAATGGATATGTACCAAATGGATTCAGTGATTGGGTACAATGCGACAATACTGCATTACAATGTGACAGTGTGACCATTTGTAAGAATTTAGACCAGTCATGGGTTAAGGGTTTCTTATACTATAGagaaaataatactaaaaattatgagtggaatgtttctcttcatgaaaaattgatttattattattaagtttatatatttaataatattaattgcATATTACTTCatgaatttaaacaaattttgaaaGTTATACATGTTTACTTCATTCGCAATACTATGTaaatttaagaatataaaaataagagagcgtaccttgatgcagtaaaattcaaaccaaatattagaagtacttgggaacacttttaactttcactccaattccacttgtgccCAAAAAGTGTgatctctcaatcagtttatatgAATGTGTTCAAGGGAGAGTAAGAGAGTGttcaacactcacatacaaaccatttcattctcttaccaaattctatatatttctctccttataattgattatttaattggACTATCCTTTTAGGTTATActaattgggttttagtatgtggtttggagtgggaccaaaaggaaacaaataagacactaccttcaatgggccttgggtttttctgtcaattcttgataagtccaaagttaccattaattatatatactttagtaactccttactaaagtggttaggcctaacactaTTAAACTTATTTCAAGTGAATagtttatatctccgttaagagattatgaatttcatcttaagaatatatgttccagcaacactaaatgtggttgcccaacatactgagttttgatcgtgacttgagatctcactcctgatatatcaaagcaacctacacttcataattagatttattattctctcaggattaagagttcatgtaaatagaagtcgtgagatttattattcatttgacagtcgttagaagaataataaatctaatagcagtccagttcaatatgtcttaactcttaaaatatattaatataccAACttgaagtctccacttccatgatcaagacaaatcatcttagttgatatattatagtcttcgcagatgaaatgcccaatttcatcactgactacgaactaaaattttgagtttacaaaaaatttgtgatttatatcttctgtaactaaatcacataaatcacatactatgcatcccatggactatatgataatgtccaaatattcatgttaccattattttagataataataaaacaactttattaaaaacaacattaagggtgtgtttggatatcgcttattttgctgaaaactaaaaacaataaaaaaataatttccagtTATTGTTCATACTCACAAAACACTGTTCATTTACCttaatgcactgttcatgaggcgctggtcaaaaaaaagaaaaaaaaaaagaaaagaaaaagaaaagaagaaacacaAAACGTGGACGCTGGACGTGGGATCCAAACATTCACTaagtcatacatagcatcatacaataggatttaagggcattAATCCTAACAATTTCATCTATAATTTGTGTATTTCTCTAGAAAACCATTGAAGGCCTTAAcctaaccccccccccccccccccacccaatCCAAACAATTTGACACCACAATTGCAACATTAGCATTGTTTCCACCCACAAAACCTCACTTATGGAAGGGTGGGCATCGATCTACACAAGGTGCGATGCACCATACCAATTCAATTTGGTAGGTTAGTGGCTTTGAGCAACAGAGAACAAAGAGGGGAAAGGGCTACATGGTGGCAATGGAGAATAGTGGCTTTGGGCAGTGGAGGcaaagggggagagagagagagagagagagagagagagagagagagagagagagagagagagagagtaactgAGACTATGTTGTTATGTTGGTTTGTCAAAGTGACGTGAGAGAGAAACTAAGAGCATTTAGTGTTAGTGAAAAATTTATGAGGTTGAGATAAGAGAGATTCAAACATGTGGCAGAGAGAAAAAGAGGTAAAAATTATATACTCTAAATGATGTTGTTTcgagttttgttttgtttcttaaaatataaatataaatatatatatatatatatatatatataaaatactaaaatgacGTTGTTTTAGACCTAAAATAAAAGATTCCAActcttattttcatatttcaattttatgaaaatatattatcttttaacaaaattgtcaaatgggttgaaaatttttcaaaagactTTTTATCCCATTGAAGCTCTTTTGGGCCGCCCAAATGTGAATGGTCTATAATTTCTCATTAAGAGACTAGTTACTTTTATATGTTCATAATTATTGCTCAAGGTTGAAAGGACAAGCGAATCAGTACATCTgtcaaaacacaaaatacaatttttttttctttttaaattataattcgATTGTTATAATAAGTGAATGAGATAAACTCCAACCTATCTAATCGATATAACTGAGCTAAAAGGCTCTTGTACAACACAAAATCCTATATTACTCTCAAGCACCTAAATTTCATTGGATATGGATTGTTTgtaatataatgtaccaagagTGCTTTTTAGCagcttctaaattttgtataataaaaaaatacagagAATAGAACAATCAAGAACAAttgaaagttttgagttttctCTGTAACATTTTGTATGGTGGGGGGTTTGCCCCCTCTTTCAAGTTCCAACTCCAGGCTTTGAATTGTCCCAAAAATGATACACTCATTAATTCAAATTAATCTACGTAGACTTCAAGCGGATTAGGTGGGTTGTATGACTTTGGAATCTTCCTCTTCTTTATCGTGCTTCATGGGCTTGAATCATAAGGAAGTAAAGGAAGGAGAGAAGCTTCAATCCAATGAAGAAACTAGAAAACTAGGAAAAACATACAGCCATCTACATCCACCTGCCCCTGATTTGAGTTTAATCTTCAACAAAATGGGCACTCAACCACTGGAAACTTGACAAATGGCCAATTTCATTCCCACATGCGTGGAGGCATAGAGCCTAAAGTCATTGGCATTATTCCAAATAGAAAATATGTTTCCACAACTTGGAAAATATTGCAAATCCTGGTCAACCCGGAACCAAGTTCCCCactatatatatgaatataccTTTCTTCTCTAAACTTACATCTAAAACAATTTTCTCTTGAGTGTATTAACCATGGCTGTACCTAGCAAACTTGTGCTTCTCATTGCTGTTCTTGTTGCTTCATGCACCACAGACACAGAGGccttgaaacacaaaaaaacccatatCCAATTCTACATGCATGACATAGTTGGTGGCCCAAAACCAACTGCAGTCCAAGTTGCTCGCCGGTTGTCCAACTACACTGGTTCAGACCCAATAGCAGCCATGTTTGGGTCTGTTTCAGTCATGGATAACCCATTAACAGTCACGCCCAACCCAAATTCAACAGTGATTGGACGAGCTCAAGGGATCTATGCCATGGCCTCACAGCACGACGAGTTCAGCCTTCTCATGACACTGACATATGGGTTCATCAGTGGACCATATAATGGCAGCTCTTTTAGCGTGGTGGGCAGGAATCCAGTGATGAATGAAGTGAGGGAAATGCCAATTGTTGGAGGCACAGGGATTTTCAGACTTGCTCGTGGGTATTGCTTTGCTAGGACTTATTCAATGTACCAAATGGATGCAGTGATTGGGTACAATGTGACAATACTGCATTACAATGAGACAGTGTGACCATTTGTAACAATTTAGACCAGTCATGGGTTAAGGGTTTCTTATACTATAGagaaaataatactaaaaattatgagtggaatgtttttctgcatgaaaattgatttattattattaagtttatatatttaataatattaattgcATATTACTTCatgaatttaaacaaattttgaaaGTTATACATGTTTATTATGGTGTAGagatttgtattatttgatgGGACAAGATCATCTAATCGtatagtcaaaaaaaaaaaaaatatatatatatatataagaaatctAATTGTATGGTCAATTAACCAGTTATATGAAAGATCTTCTCAATTCGAAGTATGAGAGCTCTGCCCTTCTATCCTCGATACACTTTCAACTTGAGGAGAAATGAAGGGATAATCCAATAACCGAATGAGCGATGAGTACGTTTC
The Quercus lobata isolate SW786 chromosome 10, ValleyOak3.0 Primary Assembly, whole genome shotgun sequence DNA segment above includes these coding regions:
- the LOC115965441 gene encoding dirigent protein 22-like; protein product: MAVPSKLVLLIAVLVASCTTDTEALKHKKTHIQFYMENIVGGPKPTAVQVARRLSNYTGSDPIAAMFGSVSVMDNPLTVTPNPNSTVIGRAQGIYAMASQHNELSLLMTLTFGFISGPYNGSSFSVVGRNPVMNEVREMPIVGGTGIFRLARGYCFARTYSMYQMDMYQMDSVIGYNATILHYNVTV
- the LOC115965442 gene encoding dirigent protein 22-like → MAVPSKLVLLIAVLVASCTTDTEALKHKKTHIQFYMHDIVGGPKPTAVQVARRLSNYTGSDPIAAMFGSVSVMDNPLTVTPNPNSTVIGRAQGIYAMASQHDEFSLLMTLTYGFISGPYNGSSFSVVGRNPVMNEVREMPIVGGTGIFRLARGYCFARTYSMYQMDAVIGYNVTILHYNETV